A window of the Lagopus muta isolate bLagMut1 chromosome 1, bLagMut1 primary, whole genome shotgun sequence genome harbors these coding sequences:
- the LOC125690346 gene encoding glioma pathogenesis-related protein 1-like: MISRFFTCELALLHFCLSSGFYQPETLPDIGDAEFIEECVRTHNRFRSGVSPPASNMLYMSWDPDLAKTARGWAKRCEFKHNIYLQEPGQAHPRFTPVGENLWTGSLSIFSVQGAITSWYKEVRDYTYTSNSCSRVCGHYTQVVWAQSYKVGCAVHFCPTVSYFSGTNAAHFVCNYGPAGNYRRHPYETGAACSKCNGEQCADNLCRNTERDKVISDSRWHPAWDRPACDEYCISVVVLRLLLLILSIVATWILPKYWSIAPATK, translated from the exons ATGATAAGCAGATTTTTCACTTGTGAGCTGGCTTTAttgcatttctgcctttcttctggCTTCTATCAACCAGAGACGTTGCCTGATATTGGAGATGCAGAGTTCATTGAGGAATGTGTGAGAACGCACAACAGATTCCGGTCTGGAGTGAGCCCCCCAGCCAGCAACATGTTGTACATG AGTTGGGATCCAGACTTGGCAAAGACTGCAAGAGGTTGGGCAAAGAGATGCGAGTTTAAACATAACATATACCTCCAAGAGCCGGGGCAGGCTCACCCCAGATTTACTCCTGTTGGAGAAAATCTCTGGACTGGCTCACTTTCAATTTTTTCAGTGCAAGGAGCCATCACCTCTTGGTACAAAGAGGTCAGAGACTACACATACACCAGCAATAGCTGTAGCAGAGTATGTGGCCATTACACACAG GTCGTTTGGGCTCAAAGCTACAAGGTTGGCTGTGCTGTCCACTTCTGTCCCACAGTGTCATACTTCTCAGGAACCAACGCAGCACACTTCGTCTGCAACTATGGGCCAGC tggGAACTACAGACGGCACCCATACGAGACAGGAGCAGCATGCAGCAAATGCAACGGCGAGCAGTGCGCTGACAATCTGTGTC GAAACACTGAGCGTGACAAAGTCATTA GTGATTCCAGGTGGCACCCAGCTTGGGACAGACCTGCCTGCGATGAGTACTGCATCTCTGTGGTTGTTTTAAGGCTGTTACTTCTTATTCTGAGTATTGTAGCCACTTGGATCCTACCCAAATACTGGTCCATAGCACCTGCCACCAAGTAA